In Erpetoichthys calabaricus chromosome 2, fErpCal1.3, whole genome shotgun sequence, a genomic segment contains:
- the ppp1r3cb gene encoding protein phosphatase 1 regulatory subunit 3C-B, with protein MNCTSVIHILNPRPLPSSIMPADIAVRICLAHSPPLSFLSSFDNYRRRNRVNTFKPLRPCISLKSSSEEKSTQWQGPETKPKKQVVFADTKGLSLTSVHVFSKFEENPVSDLQFDFTDLNDATAGLKFNEEKSLVLDFPQPSADYLEFRNHLKKNLVALENCSLQERSLSGTVKVRNVNFEKQVLVRITFDTWKTFSDIECTFMNNIYGCSDMDTFSFAIDLPSFIPPHERTEFCICFKANEQIYWDNNEGQNFRLVHTEWKADGSHAPPSTNNASSKGYRSHDKTQEVEFDQFGSPRTSTGLFPEWQSWGRIESSTPYW; from the exons ATGAATTGCACAAG TGTAATACACATCCTGAACCCCAGACCATTACCCAGCTCCATCATGCCAGCAGATATTGCAGTAAGGATTTGTCTTGCTCATTCACCTCCTTTGAGCTTCCTAAGCTCCTTTGACAATTACAGGAGGAGAAATCGAGTCAATACATTTAAACCACTTAGACCTTGCATCTCTTTGAAAAGCTCCTCTGAAGAAAAAAGCACGCAATGGCAGGGCCCTGAGACCAAACCAAAGAAACAAGTGGTGTTTGCAGATACAAAGGGTCTCTCACTTACTTCAGTGCACGTGTTCTCCAAATTTGAAGAAAATCctgtgtcagacctgcagtttgaTTTCACAGACTTGAATGATGCAACTGCTGGACTaaaatttaatgaagaaaaaagccTGGTGTTGGATTTTCCTCAGCCCTCAGCAGATTACTTAGAGTTCAGAAATCATTTAAAGAAGAATCTTGTCGCCCTTGAAAACTGCTCCCTCCAAGAACGCTCACTTTCAGGTACTGTAAAAGTTAGGAAcgtaaattttgaaaaacaagtcCTGGTCCGGATAACCTTTGACACATGGAAGACCTTCTCAGACATTGAATGTACTTTTATGAACAATATTTATGGCTGTTCTGATATGGACACATTTTCTTTTGCTATTGATCTGCCCAGTTTTATCCCACCCCATGAGAGGACTGAATTCTGCATTTGCTTCAAAGCCAATGAACAAATATATTGGGACAACAATGAGGGGCAAAACTTCAGACTTGTACATACAGAGTGGAAAGCCGATGGTAGTCATGCTCCACCATCTACTAATAATGCATCATCTAAAGGATACAGAAGTCATGATAAAACCCAGGAGGTGGAATTTGATCAATTTGGGAGTCCAAGGACGTCCACAGGACTGTTCCCTGAATGGCAGAGTTGGGGTAGAATTGAGAGTAGTACACCCTATTGGTGA